From Deinococcus aerophilus, one genomic window encodes:
- a CDS encoding fimbrial biogenesis chaperone, giving the protein MLALFAATLLSAQAQTFGFTPTLLEIDASRNLVTETTMINGTTTAARFNVVAVLWHIVNGKEVLDETRDLIVNPATFTVKPGGSQLIRIGVRKKPGNTELTYRILVQQVPIEGIELPKIGAGNLGKDSKAGMSVALTFSLPVYVTPASAQPKLAFTATPQGKDVTLVLQNAGNRRTIMRKVKFTRGAVTQTTEVLPLLAGSTITLTLPELGEQAGPLKLKYEAEDGQILEQIVSLP; this is encoded by the coding sequence ATGCTGGCGCTGTTCGCTGCCACGCTGCTGTCCGCGCAGGCCCAGACCTTCGGATTTACTCCCACCTTGCTGGAAATTGATGCGTCCCGCAATCTGGTGACCGAGACGACCATGATCAATGGCACCACCACTGCCGCACGGTTCAACGTGGTGGCGGTGTTGTGGCACATCGTGAACGGCAAGGAAGTCCTGGACGAGACCCGTGACCTGATCGTGAATCCGGCAACCTTTACCGTTAAGCCCGGCGGCTCGCAATTGATCCGCATCGGGGTCCGTAAGAAGCCCGGTAACACAGAGCTGACCTACCGGATCCTGGTGCAACAGGTCCCGATTGAGGGAATCGAGCTTCCCAAAATTGGCGCGGGCAACCTGGGCAAGGACAGCAAAGCGGGCATGAGCGTCGCGCTGACCTTCTCGTTACCGGTCTATGTCACGCCTGCAAGCGCCCAGCCGAAACTCGCGTTCACGGCGACCCCGCAGGGCAAGGACGTTACGCTGGTCCTGCAGAATGCGGGCAACCGCCGTACCATCATGCGCAAGGTCAAGTTCACGAGGGGCGCGGTTACCCAGACCACCGAGGTTCTGCCCCTGCTGGCGGGCAGCACCATCACCCTGACCTTGCCCGAACTGGGCGAGCAGGCTGGTCCCCTGAAGCTGAAGTACGAGGCCGAGGATGGGCAGATCCTTGAACAGATTGTCTCGCTTCCGTAA